A stretch of DNA from Erwinia aphidicola:
CTCGAACAGGCCTTACAGGAAGTTGCCGAGGCCTTCCCGAACACCCGCGATCGCCTTGACTACGTCGCGGCGAAGACTTCCCAGGCTGCCGACCGGGCGCTGACCTGCGTGGAAGTCGCCCGCCCGCTGCAGGAGTCACTGGGTAACGAGGCAGCGGCACTGAACGCCCGCTGGGACGCCTGGTTTGTCGAGCCGCAGCCGCTGGAAGAAGCGCGCGAGCTGGTCACTGCCACGCGTGCCTACCTTCGTCAGGTCCCGGACGTCACCCGCAGCACCAACCATCAGCTGACCGAAATCATGATGGCGCAGGACTTTCAGGATCTGACCGGCCAGGTGCTGCACGGCCTGGTCAATGTGATAGAAGTGGTGGAGAAAGAGCTGATCAGCGTCCTGCTGGAAAATATGCAGGAGATTGAGCCGGTTAATGCGCATGACAATGCCCATCTGAAAAACGGCCCACAGATCAACACCACCGCTGAGGGGATCGTTGCCTCGCAGGAACAGGTGGACGATCTGCTGGAATCACTG
This window harbors:
- the cheZ gene encoding protein phosphatase CheZ, which encodes MTENNSPGSDNFKDIFLRIGQLTRVLRNSMANLGLEQALQEVAEAFPNTRDRLDYVAAKTSQAADRALTCVEVARPLQESLGNEAAALNARWDAWFVEPQPLEEARELVTATRAYLRQVPDVTRSTNHQLTEIMMAQDFQDLTGQVLHGLVNVIEVVEKELISVLLENMQEIEPVNAHDNAHLKNGPQINTTAEGIVASQEQVDDLLESLGF